One segment of Actinomyces sp. 432 DNA contains the following:
- the cas6 gene encoding CRISPR system precrRNA processing endoribonuclease RAMP protein Cas6, with product MPSTVFLRFDAPDAFSLTPRRLHAAWGRVLELPEGISPERAARLPSLAARPPHNLHGPKPFSVGQMTEQPGMIGAELRLLDDRLLDNLDGWLAWGGVLPLGDGTQEGTALIVAAEAQILERVSWEELAEDDASTTWNITLLSPTVFTSHGRHIPGVTPAQLATSLHARWHAWSPETQPPQLHPDELGVLTMQDHTESVRVSLGMPRADRRGRLTARSILATEGSLRISGVAGAATTRVFSRLMSLARFTNVGSHAAYGMGTLDVVAEP from the coding sequence ATGCCCAGCACCGTCTTCCTCCGGTTCGACGCCCCCGACGCGTTCTCCCTGACCCCGCGCCGCCTACACGCCGCCTGGGGCCGGGTGCTCGAGCTCCCCGAGGGCATCTCCCCCGAGCGGGCGGCTCGGCTCCCCTCCCTCGCAGCCAGGCCCCCGCACAATCTGCACGGCCCCAAGCCCTTCAGCGTCGGCCAGATGACCGAACAGCCGGGCATGATCGGCGCGGAACTGCGCCTGCTCGACGACCGCCTGCTGGACAACCTCGACGGCTGGCTGGCCTGGGGCGGCGTTCTCCCCCTCGGCGACGGCACCCAGGAAGGCACGGCACTCATCGTCGCCGCCGAGGCACAGATCCTGGAACGCGTCTCCTGGGAGGAACTGGCGGAAGACGACGCCTCCACCACCTGGAACATCACGCTGCTGAGCCCCACCGTGTTCACCTCCCACGGCCGCCACATCCCCGGAGTCACCCCCGCCCAGCTCGCCACGAGTCTGCACGCCCGCTGGCACGCCTGGTCCCCCGAGACTCAGCCGCCGCAGCTCCATCCCGACGAGCTCGGCGTGCTCACCATGCAGGACCACACTGAGTCGGTGCGCGTGAGCCTCGGCATGCCGCGTGCCGACCGGCGCGGGCGCCTGACTGCCCGTTCCATCCTCGCCACGGAGGGCTCGCTGCGCATCAGCGGCGTCGCCGGCGCCGCCACCACCCGTGTCTTCTCCCGGCTGATGTCGCTGGCCCGCTTCACCAACGTCGGCTCACACGCCGCCTACGGCATGGGCACGCTCGACGTCGTCGCCGAGCCCTGA
- the hpt gene encoding hypoxanthine phosphoribosyltransferase yields MDAADMGQDLQQVLITEEEINQRLDEMAAQIDADYAGRDLLLVGVLKGAVYVMADLSRRLHRSAPMDWMAVSSYGSGTKSSGVVRILKDLDADLTGRHVLVVEDIIDSGLTLSWLLGNLSSRGAASVEIATLLRKPEAAKVEVDVKYVGFDIPTEFVVGYGLDYAEKYRNLPFIGTLRPEVYGG; encoded by the coding sequence ATGGATGCCGCGGACATGGGGCAGGACCTGCAGCAGGTGCTTATCACCGAGGAGGAGATCAACCAGCGGCTGGATGAGATGGCCGCCCAGATCGACGCCGACTATGCCGGCCGCGACCTGCTGCTGGTGGGCGTGCTGAAGGGAGCCGTGTATGTGATGGCGGACCTGTCCCGGCGGCTGCACCGGTCGGCGCCGATGGACTGGATGGCGGTGTCCTCCTACGGTTCGGGCACCAAGTCCAGCGGGGTGGTGCGCATCCTGAAGGACCTGGACGCGGACTTGACCGGCCGGCACGTGCTGGTGGTGGAGGACATCATCGACTCCGGGCTTACCCTGTCCTGGCTGCTGGGGAACCTGTCCAGCCGTGGCGCCGCCAGCGTGGAGATCGCCACCCTGCTGCGCAAGCCGGAGGCCGCGAAGGTGGAGGTGGACGTCAAGTACGTCGGCTTCGACATCCCCACCGAGTTCGTGGTCGGCTACGGGCTGGACTATGCGGAGAAGTACCGCAACCTGCCCTTCATCGGCACCCTGCGCCCGGAGGTCTACGGCGGCTGA
- a CDS encoding zinc-dependent metalloprotease, whose translation MRGAGRGRAGSGGARSGARGSGAGAPRSAADGVDWEGALRLARVATPAGPHAPGATRRSAVALLRRSAQDALPWAAQITGLTRAARQAADTTTVLVVDRVGLQRANIEALRALMGQVPDSATQLGPLDPAARAAGRAAVTAAVAGLLGLVSTRVLGQVLPGAWGAGAGAGAGTRAEAAPRAGSNAPRMLLVAPNVLRLQRERDLDRLDLPAWVALHESAHVLQLAAAPWLVEYLAAQVTDVATALMGPAASGEPAGVARLARAVREAARTGTVEGEPSPLLTDRLGAQERARLSAVAATMALLEGHAEAVLDAVEPSRMPSVHRLRAVLGHSRGSAAGTALERLLGVEAKQAQYVDGAAFVRGVVGRVGHAGLNVVWREPANLPRPEEICRPEAWIERMGL comes from the coding sequence CTGCGTGGGGCCGGGCGAGGGCGTGCCGGCTCCGGGGGCGCTCGCAGTGGCGCGCGCGGGAGTGGGGCCGGGGCCCCTCGCAGTGCCGCGGACGGCGTCGACTGGGAGGGCGCGCTGCGGCTGGCACGGGTGGCTACTCCCGCGGGGCCGCACGCGCCCGGGGCGACTCGCCGCAGTGCCGTCGCGCTGCTGCGCCGCAGTGCGCAGGACGCTCTGCCGTGGGCCGCGCAGATCACCGGGCTGACCCGGGCGGCCCGGCAGGCCGCGGATACCACCACGGTGCTGGTGGTGGACCGCGTCGGGCTGCAGCGGGCCAACATTGAGGCCCTGCGTGCCCTTATGGGGCAGGTTCCGGATTCGGCCACGCAGCTCGGGCCGCTCGACCCGGCTGCGCGCGCCGCCGGCCGCGCCGCGGTGACTGCTGCAGTGGCGGGACTGCTCGGACTGGTGTCCACCCGCGTGCTGGGGCAGGTACTGCCTGGGGCGTGGGGAGCCGGGGCGGGCGCGGGCGCGGGAACGCGGGCGGAGGCCGCACCGCGCGCGGGGTCGAATGCGCCGCGCATGCTGCTGGTGGCACCGAATGTGCTCCGCCTTCAGCGGGAGCGGGATCTGGACCGGCTGGACCTGCCCGCCTGGGTGGCGCTGCACGAGTCCGCCCACGTCCTCCAGCTGGCGGCCGCCCCCTGGCTGGTGGAGTACTTGGCCGCACAGGTGACAGATGTAGCCACCGCGCTCATGGGGCCTGCGGCCTCAGGCGAGCCGGCGGGCGTGGCCCGCCTGGCCCGGGCCGTGCGTGAGGCGGCGCGCACGGGCACGGTGGAGGGTGAGCCTTCTCCGCTGCTTACCGATCGGCTGGGTGCGCAGGAGCGTGCCCGGCTGTCCGCCGTCGCCGCCACCATGGCGCTGCTTGAGGGGCATGCCGAGGCAGTGCTCGACGCCGTGGAGCCCAGCCGTATGCCCTCGGTGCACCGGCTGCGCGCGGTGCTGGGGCACTCCCGCGGGAGTGCGGCGGGCACGGCGCTGGAGCGGCTGCTGGGCGTGGAGGCCAAGCAGGCGCAGTATGTGGACGGCGCGGCCTTCGTGCGCGGCGTCGTCGGCCGGGTGGGGCATGCGGGGCTGAACGTGGTGTGGCGGGAGCCGGCGAATCTGCCGCGGCCGGAGGAGATCTGCCGCCCCGAGGCCTGGATCGAGCGCATGGGGCTTTAG
- the dacB gene encoding D-alanyl-D-alanine carboxypeptidase/D-alanyl-D-alanine endopeptidase: MHKAQIAALTAATLVVVGAYYGLADALDLVPGVLTASPADYAVQPFPTASAAAREPDAAPGLAADAPVPDAGELAALANALAGDERVGKATTGVSIVDVASGRELVDHGAGAPLTPASSNKVPVAWAALSLMGADHTLRTTAVLDGSTVTLVGGGDVLLAEDAGDPDAAVGRAGLGDLARQAAAQLKEQGVTSVSVALDDTLFTGPTWNDAWASGNESWVAPIQPLMLDVTAYPSGGYPADPALDAAGVFADHLRGAGIEVTGAVSRSAAGAEATELAAVESAPLADILSVSLKASDNTMTEVEGRLVALAAGEEASFAGATRAVLGQLQADGFDTSGVTMLDSCGLALGNQVPARLLAQIIARAAADDAGTAGRSLIAALPVGGLDGTLDDRYVGTAGAGAVRAKTGSLDTVASLTGTVVTADGRLLAFSVIVDGFEEGGLYSARLAIDDALLTPLAACGCGG, encoded by the coding sequence GTGCATAAGGCCCAAATCGCAGCCCTGACGGCCGCCACGCTCGTCGTCGTCGGCGCCTACTACGGCCTGGCCGACGCCCTCGACCTGGTGCCCGGCGTGCTGACCGCCTCGCCCGCCGACTACGCGGTCCAGCCCTTCCCCACCGCCTCCGCCGCCGCCAGGGAGCCCGACGCCGCCCCCGGCCTGGCCGCGGACGCGCCCGTTCCCGACGCCGGCGAGCTGGCCGCCCTGGCCAATGCGCTGGCCGGGGACGAGCGCGTCGGGAAGGCCACCACGGGGGTGTCAATCGTGGACGTGGCCAGCGGCCGGGAGCTGGTGGACCACGGTGCCGGCGCACCTTTGACGCCGGCATCCTCCAACAAGGTCCCGGTGGCCTGGGCCGCCCTGTCCCTGATGGGCGCCGACCACACCCTGCGAACCACCGCAGTCCTGGACGGCAGCACCGTCACCCTCGTGGGTGGCGGGGACGTCCTGCTGGCCGAGGACGCCGGCGATCCCGACGCCGCCGTCGGGCGGGCTGGCCTGGGCGACCTGGCCCGCCAGGCCGCCGCGCAGCTCAAGGAGCAGGGCGTCACCAGCGTGAGCGTGGCCCTGGATGACACGCTGTTCACCGGGCCCACCTGGAATGACGCCTGGGCCTCGGGCAACGAGTCCTGGGTGGCGCCGATCCAGCCGCTGATGCTGGACGTGACCGCATACCCCTCCGGAGGGTACCCGGCCGACCCCGCCCTGGATGCCGCCGGGGTCTTCGCCGATCACCTGCGGGGCGCCGGCATCGAGGTTACGGGGGCAGTCAGCCGGTCGGCGGCGGGTGCGGAGGCCACCGAGCTGGCGGCCGTGGAGTCCGCGCCGCTGGCGGACATCCTGTCCGTCTCCCTGAAGGCCTCCGACAACACCATGACCGAGGTGGAGGGCAGACTGGTCGCCCTTGCCGCCGGTGAGGAGGCCAGTTTCGCCGGCGCCACCCGGGCCGTGCTGGGGCAGCTGCAGGCAGATGGCTTTGACACCTCCGGAGTGACCATGCTCGACTCCTGCGGGCTGGCTCTGGGCAATCAGGTGCCCGCACGGCTACTGGCCCAGATCATCGCCCGGGCGGCGGCCGACGACGCCGGCACCGCCGGGCGCAGCCTCATCGCCGCCCTGCCGGTAGGCGGCCTGGACGGGACGCTGGATGACCGGTACGTGGGTACTGCCGGCGCGGGCGCCGTACGCGCCAAGACCGGCTCCCTGGACACGGTCGCGTCCCTGACCGGCACGGTGGTCACCGCCGACGGGCGCCTGCTGGCCTTCAGCGTGATCGTGGACGGCTTTGAGGAGGGCGGGCTGTACTCGGCCCGGCTGGCCATTGACGACGCCTTGCTCACTCCGCTGGCGGCCTGCGGGTGCGGGGGCTGA
- a CDS encoding inorganic diphosphatase → MEFDVTIEIPKGNRNKYELDHTTGRIKLDRMLFTSTRYPDDYGFIDNTLGEDGDPLDALVLLEEPTFPGCLIRCRALGMFRMRDEKGGDDKVLCVPASDQRASWRTDIEDVSEFHRLEIQHFFEVYKDLEPGKSVEGAHWVGREEAEAEIRLSYEREAARIAREGH, encoded by the coding sequence GTGGAATTCGACGTGACGATTGAGATCCCCAAGGGTAACCGCAACAAGTACGAGCTCGACCACACCACCGGGCGCATCAAGCTGGACCGGATGCTGTTCACCTCCACCCGCTACCCGGACGACTACGGGTTCATCGACAACACCCTGGGCGAGGACGGGGACCCGCTTGACGCGCTGGTGCTGCTGGAGGAGCCCACCTTCCCCGGCTGCCTCATCCGCTGCCGCGCCCTGGGCATGTTCCGCATGCGCGACGAGAAGGGCGGGGATGACAAGGTCCTGTGCGTGCCCGCAAGCGACCAGCGGGCCTCCTGGCGCACCGACATCGAGGATGTCTCCGAGTTCCACCGCCTGGAGATCCAGCACTTCTTCGAGGTGTACAAGGACCTCGAGCCCGGCAAGAGCGTGGAGGGCGCCCACTGGGTCGGCCGCGAGGAGGCGGAGGCGGAGATCCGCCTGTCCTACGAGCGCGAGGCCGCCCGCATCGCCCGCGAGGGGCACTGA
- a CDS encoding C40 family peptidase, with translation MSTTHRPRRPSAPLRASLTAAALALAVTFTPAVADEVTQDDIDRAKSAEQATAASIASLEASLAQLSVKTAAAEVEAAAANEDYLTALDELDAATTDAENAQSRADDAAAETAEARTDLGAVVAETYEQGSAGTLDALAPYLSSQTLGDVTDVSVALERAGEDTDSQLQSVEALQAVADTMQSIADSKVEAKQAAADTAATAKADADAAATAAQAAQASAETERAGLIAQLAEQRNTTVELETAYQEQLEAERKAREEAAAKEAAEQAAREQAAQAEAARSAEQSTPAPSGSSEGSANSGSGEQSSGSSGASSSQGQQSQSSSGGGTSSGSSSSGSSSSGGSSGSSSSGSGSSGSASSGSSSSGGSSGASSSGGASQSTRQTATASNASASGGAAASTAIAAAYTYIGVPYVWAGESYGGVDCSGLTMLSYRAAGVYLTHSSRAQYGQGTLIPLGSAQPGDLVFWSSNGTQSGIYHVAMYLGNGQMIEAPTFGYTVRVTSMRYSGAMPYAVRP, from the coding sequence GTGAGCACGACCCATCGCCCGCGCCGCCCCAGCGCACCCCTGCGCGCGAGCCTCACCGCCGCGGCCCTCGCACTCGCCGTCACGTTCACCCCGGCTGTTGCTGATGAAGTGACCCAGGATGACATCGACCGCGCCAAGTCAGCGGAGCAGGCAACCGCCGCCTCCATCGCCTCGCTGGAGGCGTCCTTGGCGCAGCTGAGTGTCAAGACCGCCGCCGCCGAGGTCGAGGCCGCTGCGGCCAATGAGGACTACCTCACCGCGCTTGACGAGCTGGATGCGGCCACCACCGACGCCGAGAACGCGCAGTCCCGGGCGGATGACGCCGCCGCGGAGACGGCGGAGGCCCGCACGGACCTGGGCGCCGTCGTCGCCGAGACCTACGAGCAGGGCAGTGCAGGCACCCTGGACGCCCTGGCCCCCTACCTGTCCAGTCAGACCCTCGGCGACGTCACCGACGTCAGTGTCGCGCTCGAACGCGCCGGGGAGGACACGGACTCCCAGCTGCAGAGCGTGGAGGCGCTGCAGGCGGTCGCGGACACGATGCAGTCCATCGCCGACTCCAAGGTCGAGGCGAAGCAGGCCGCCGCTGACACTGCCGCCACCGCCAAGGCCGATGCCGACGCCGCCGCCACTGCGGCGCAGGCGGCCCAGGCCTCCGCCGAGACCGAACGCGCCGGCCTCATCGCCCAGCTCGCCGAGCAGCGCAATACGACGGTTGAGCTGGAGACCGCCTACCAGGAGCAGCTGGAGGCGGAGCGCAAGGCGCGGGAGGAGGCCGCCGCCAAGGAGGCGGCCGAGCAGGCGGCTCGCGAGCAGGCAGCTCAGGCTGAGGCGGCCCGCAGCGCCGAGCAGAGCACGCCGGCTCCCTCCGGCTCCTCCGAGGGCTCCGCGAACTCGGGTTCGGGTGAGCAGTCCTCCGGCTCCTCCGGGGCGTCGTCGTCCCAGGGCCAGCAGTCGCAGTCCTCCTCCGGCGGGGGGACTTCATCGGGATCCTCCTCGTCAGGATCCTCCTCTTCCGGGGGCTCCTCCGGTAGCTCCTCATCCGGCTCCGGTTCCTCCGGGAGTGCGTCGTCCGGCTCCTCCTCTTCCGGGGGCTCCTCGGGGGCGAGCTCCTCCGGGGGCGCCTCCCAGAGCACGCGGCAGACCGCGACGGCCTCCAACGCATCGGCGTCGGGCGGTGCCGCTGCCAGCACGGCCATCGCCGCCGCCTACACCTACATCGGGGTGCCCTATGTCTGGGCGGGCGAGTCCTATGGCGGCGTGGACTGCTCGGGCCTGACGATGCTGTCCTACCGTGCGGCGGGCGTCTACCTGACCCATTCCTCCAGGGCCCAGTACGGGCAGGGCACACTGATCCCGCTGGGCAGCGCGCAACCCGGCGACCTGGTCTTCTGGTCCTCCAACGGCACCCAGTCCGGCATCTACCACGTGGCCATGTACCTGGGCAACGGGCAGATGATCGAGGCGCCTACCTTCGGCTACACCGTGCGCGTGACCTCCATGCGCTACTCCGGCGCCATGCCCTACGCCGTGCGCCCCTGA
- a CDS encoding O-acetylhomoserine aminocarboxypropyltransferase/cysteine synthase family protein yields the protein MAEAPSSTPGHVPSPADPTGWRFETMQVQAGHTPDSDTGARAIPIYQSTSFVFPDAQEAANRFELKSLGPIYTRLDNPTNQIVARRIAALEGGIGAHLVASGMAAQALTFFTLGGQGSNIVASPSLYGGTVNQLNHTLPKLGIETRFVSDPGDPAAWAALADERTICFFGESIPNPKGDILDIEPIADAAHALGIPLVVDNTVASPYLIRPFEWGADIVVHAATKFLGGHGSTVMGVIVDSGNFDFASQPERFPEFNTPDPSYNGLVYARDLGVGSPLGNMAFILRAHTAGQRDLGFAASPTDSFLIAQGVETLSLRMERHVDNALAVAKWLEGRPEVAEVRYSGLESSPYYALHRKYCPRGAGSVFAFDLAGGREAGAAFIDALSLFSNLANIGDVRSLCVHPATTTHSQLSDAELARAGISAGTVRLSIGIEHVDDIIADLERGLAAVAAL from the coding sequence ATGGCAGAGGCCCCGTCCAGCACCCCGGGACACGTCCCCTCCCCCGCAGACCCGACCGGCTGGCGCTTCGAAACCATGCAGGTCCAGGCCGGCCACACACCCGACTCCGACACCGGTGCCAGGGCCATCCCGATCTACCAGTCGACCTCCTTCGTCTTCCCCGACGCCCAGGAAGCCGCCAACCGCTTCGAGCTGAAGTCCCTGGGCCCCATCTACACCCGCCTCGACAACCCCACCAACCAGATCGTGGCCCGCCGCATCGCCGCCCTGGAGGGCGGCATTGGCGCCCACCTGGTGGCCTCGGGCATGGCCGCCCAGGCCCTGACCTTCTTCACCCTGGGCGGGCAGGGAAGCAACATCGTCGCCTCGCCATCCCTGTACGGCGGCACCGTGAACCAGCTGAACCACACCCTGCCCAAGCTGGGCATCGAGACTCGCTTCGTCTCCGACCCCGGTGATCCGGCAGCCTGGGCCGCGCTCGCGGACGAGCGCACCATCTGCTTCTTCGGCGAGTCGATCCCCAACCCCAAGGGAGACATCCTCGATATTGAGCCGATTGCCGACGCCGCCCACGCACTGGGCATCCCACTGGTGGTGGACAACACCGTCGCCTCCCCCTACCTGATCCGCCCCTTCGAGTGGGGGGCCGACATCGTGGTCCACGCGGCCACGAAGTTCCTCGGCGGCCACGGCTCCACCGTGATGGGAGTGATCGTCGACTCCGGCAACTTCGACTTCGCCTCGCAGCCCGAGCGCTTCCCCGAGTTCAACACCCCCGACCCCTCTTACAACGGCCTCGTCTACGCCCGCGACCTGGGCGTGGGCAGCCCCCTGGGCAATATGGCCTTCATCCTGCGGGCTCACACCGCCGGCCAGCGCGACCTCGGCTTCGCCGCGAGCCCCACCGACTCCTTCCTCATTGCGCAGGGCGTGGAGACCCTATCCCTGCGCATGGAGCGGCACGTGGACAACGCACTCGCCGTCGCCAAGTGGTTGGAGGGCCGGCCCGAGGTGGCTGAGGTGCGCTACTCGGGCCTGGAGTCCAGCCCCTACTACGCGCTGCACCGCAAGTACTGCCCGCGCGGTGCAGGCAGCGTCTTCGCCTTCGACCTGGCGGGCGGACGCGAGGCCGGGGCCGCCTTCATCGACGCCCTGTCCCTGTTCTCCAACCTGGCCAACATCGGCGACGTCCGCTCCCTGTGCGTCCACCCGGCCACCACCACGCACTCCCAGCTGTCCGACGCCGAGCTCGCCCGCGCCGGCATCAGTGCCGGCACCGTCCGCCTGAGCATCGGCATTGAGCACGTGGATGACATCATCGCCGACCTGGAGCGGGGCCTGGCCGCCGTCGCCGCGCTCTAG
- the metX gene encoding homoserine O-acetyltransferase MetX, producing the protein MTAMTAPISQVPGVGTATLKLVDRSAGSPTGAWRPGDDPGQRHFLEIGDLPLDSGEILPETHLAFETWGELTPARDNAVLVLHALTGDSHVTGAAGPGHPTAGWWDTLVGPGRAIDTDRYYVVAANILGGCQGSTGPSSTAPDGRPWGSRFPWLTTRDAVRAESRLADALGIDAFHLVIGASLGGHRALEWGVTHPERVRNLALVATGASTTADQLAWCHLQELAIVGDPYFFDGDYYNHRVGPVRGLGLARAIAHTTYRSAGELDTRFGRAHQGQEDPAVGGRYQIESYLDHHSGKLLARFDANTYLIVNHSMMVHDVGAGRGGIQAALSTVTARTLVVDVDSDRLFLPAQAEELAAGIPDARRTTIHSLHGHDGFLIEAEQMDTALRGFLTEDETPR; encoded by the coding sequence ATGACGGCCATGACCGCACCCATTTCGCAGGTGCCCGGGGTCGGCACGGCGACCCTCAAGCTCGTCGACCGCTCGGCGGGCTCTCCGACGGGCGCCTGGCGGCCAGGCGACGACCCCGGCCAGCGCCATTTCCTGGAGATCGGAGACCTCCCGCTGGACTCCGGCGAGATCCTGCCGGAAACGCACCTCGCATTCGAGACCTGGGGAGAGCTCACACCCGCCCGTGACAATGCCGTCCTGGTGCTGCACGCCCTGACCGGCGACTCCCACGTCACCGGCGCGGCCGGCCCCGGGCACCCCACCGCCGGCTGGTGGGACACGCTGGTCGGCCCCGGCCGCGCCATCGACACCGACCGCTACTACGTGGTGGCCGCGAACATTCTGGGCGGCTGCCAGGGCTCCACCGGCCCCTCCTCCACCGCGCCGGACGGGCGCCCCTGGGGCTCGCGCTTCCCCTGGCTGACCACTCGCGACGCCGTGCGGGCGGAGTCGCGCCTGGCGGACGCCCTCGGCATCGACGCCTTCCACCTGGTCATCGGCGCCTCACTCGGTGGCCACCGCGCCCTGGAGTGGGGCGTCACCCACCCCGAGCGCGTACGCAACCTGGCCCTGGTAGCCACCGGCGCCTCCACCACCGCCGACCAGCTCGCCTGGTGCCACCTGCAGGAGCTGGCCATCGTCGGCGACCCCTACTTCTTCGACGGCGACTACTACAACCACCGCGTCGGCCCCGTCCGCGGCCTCGGCCTGGCCCGCGCCATAGCGCACACCACCTACCGCTCCGCCGGGGAGCTGGACACGCGCTTCGGCCGCGCCCACCAGGGCCAGGAGGATCCCGCCGTCGGCGGCCGCTACCAGATCGAGTCCTACCTGGACCACCACTCCGGCAAGTTGCTGGCACGCTTCGACGCCAACACTTACCTGATCGTCAACCACTCCATGATGGTGCACGACGTCGGTGCCGGGCGCGGCGGTATCCAGGCAGCCCTGAGCACGGTTACCGCCCGCACGCTGGTGGTCGACGTCGACTCCGACCGGCTCTTCCTGCCCGCGCAGGCCGAGGAGCTGGCCGCCGGCATCCCGGACGCGCGCCGCACCACCATCCACTCCCTACACGGGCACGACGGCTTCCTAATTGAGGCCGAGCAGATGGACACCGCCCTGCGAGGCTTCCTGACCGAGGACGAAACGCCCCGGTGA
- a CDS encoding alpha/beta hydrolase, which produces MSTPAAPAGPEHTAPTEPTPPPQPAPVDAWGLDVLGPGFRARTLQLLPDAEDDDAVATLVHHVPALDPAALPGTPTVPRVAFLYLHGWNDYFFQAHFAREVSRMGGAFYALDLRRYGRSLRAGQMLGWVNSLTDYDEEIGLALAAVHAAEGWDMPTVLYGHSTGGLVASLWADRHPGAISALVLNSAWLEIQGSEPVRLVGEPVVRTLARRDPRMVIPTRSYPPKALYSLVDGWSPERDGPLPDPAWADDPYITGWSVDRRWKMVPAAPIRPGWLLAILAGQRRVSEGLDVRCPVLSMGSARSHLSVTWTPQSRQTDTVVDADATAHRAIGLGKLVTVARFDGGVHDLVLSAPPVREQVYSALRRWLRGYVLT; this is translated from the coding sequence GTGAGCACTCCCGCAGCCCCCGCAGGCCCCGAGCACACTGCTCCCACGGAGCCGACGCCGCCCCCACAGCCGGCCCCCGTCGACGCCTGGGGTCTCGACGTACTCGGGCCGGGATTCCGCGCCCGCACGCTGCAGCTGCTGCCGGACGCGGAGGACGACGACGCCGTCGCCACCCTGGTGCACCACGTGCCCGCACTGGACCCGGCTGCCCTGCCCGGGACGCCCACGGTGCCGCGCGTCGCGTTCCTGTACCTGCACGGTTGGAACGACTACTTCTTTCAGGCGCACTTCGCCCGCGAGGTATCGCGCATGGGCGGCGCCTTCTATGCCCTGGACCTGCGCCGCTACGGGCGCTCCCTGCGCGCGGGGCAAATGCTCGGCTGGGTCAACTCCTTGACCGACTACGACGAGGAGATCGGACTGGCCCTGGCCGCCGTCCACGCCGCCGAGGGCTGGGACATGCCCACCGTCCTGTACGGTCACTCCACCGGCGGGCTGGTCGCCTCCCTGTGGGCGGACCGCCACCCGGGGGCGATTTCCGCACTGGTGCTGAACTCCGCCTGGTTGGAGATTCAGGGTTCCGAGCCGGTGCGGCTCGTGGGCGAACCGGTGGTGCGCACGCTCGCCCGTCGCGACCCGCGCATGGTGATACCCACCCGCTCTTATCCGCCCAAGGCGCTCTACTCGCTCGTTGACGGCTGGAGTCCCGAACGAGACGGCCCCCTGCCCGATCCCGCCTGGGCGGATGACCCCTACATCACGGGCTGGAGCGTCGACAGGCGCTGGAAGATGGTCCCGGCCGCCCCCATCCGCCCCGGCTGGCTGCTGGCGATCCTGGCCGGTCAGCGCCGGGTTTCTGAGGGCCTGGACGTGCGCTGCCCGGTCCTGTCCATGGGATCCGCCCGCAGCCACTTGAGCGTGACCTGGACGCCGCAGTCGCGCCAGACCGACACGGTGGTGGACGCGGACGCCACCGCCCACCGCGCAATCGGCCTGGGCAAGCTGGTGACGGTAGCCCGCTTCGACGGCGGCGTCCACGACCTGGTGCTGTCGGCCCCGCCGGTGCGTGAGCAGGTCTACTCCGCGCTGCGCCGCTGGCTGCGCGGTTACGTGCTCACCTGA